One genomic window of Anas acuta chromosome 14, bAnaAcu1.1, whole genome shotgun sequence includes the following:
- the LOC137864319 gene encoding alpha-2Db adrenergic receptor-like, translating into MEATGTLPNASGNGSQAGSPPHGPAATGLILLAVLAVLLATLVGNALVVAAVSTSRALRAPQNLFLVSLASADILVAVLILPFSLANEVMGYWYFGSLWCSLYLALDVLLCTASIGHLCAISLDRYWAVTRAARLNLQRSPGRVKGMIGAVWAAAALVALPPLFKARPRARVCELSDETWYVLASCVASFFAPCLVMVTVYCRIYRLTTRRNAAVLAARRGSAPCPGEASRRASWAAAPGRRRRSQHHSVSLCRRRLVRVRERRFTIVLAVVIGAFVLCWFPFFFTYSLEAVCGEGCRVSKPLFSFFFWIGYCNSSLNPVIYTVFNRDFRAAFRRLLAAPRRHGS; encoded by the coding sequence ATGGAGGCCACCGGCACCCTCCCCAATGCCTCCGGTAACGGCAGCCAGGCCGGCAGCCCCCCGCACGGCCCGGCGGCCACGGGGCTCATCCTGCTGGCCGTCCTCGCcgtcctgctggccacgctggtGGGCAACGCGCTGGTGGTGGCGGCCGTCTCCACCAGCCGGGCTCTGCGCGCCCCGCAGAACCTTTTCCTGGTGTCCCTGGCTTCGGCGGACATCCTGGTGGCCGTCCTCATCCTGCCCTTCTCGCTGGCCAACGAGGTGATGGGCTACTGGTATTTCGGCAGCCTGTGGTGCAGCCTCTACCTGGCGCTGGACGTGCTGCTCTGCACGGCCTCCATCGGCCACCTCTGCGCCATCAGCCTCGACCGCTACTGGGCCGTCACCCGGGCGGCACGGCTCAACCTGCAGCGCAGCCCCGGCCGCGTCAAGGGCATGATCGGGGCCGTGTGGGCCGCGGCCGCCCTGGTGGCCCTGCCGCCCCTCTTCAAAGCCCGGCCGCGGGCGCGGGTGTGCGAGCTGAGCGACGAGACGTGGTACGTGCTGGCCTCCTGCGTCGCCTCCTTCTTCGCCCCCTGCCTCGTCATGGTCACCGTCTACTGCCGCATCTACCGCCTGACCACGCGCAGGAACGCCGCGGTCCTGGCCGCCCGCCGTGGCTCAGCGCCGTGCCCCGGGGAGGCGAGCAGGAGGGCGTCCTGGGCCGCGGCACCGGGCCGGCGGCGCCGGAGCCAGCACCACAGCGTGTCCCTGTGCCGCCGGAGGCTGGTGCGGGTGAGGGAGCGGCGCTTCACCATCGTGCTGGCCGTGGTCATCGGGGCCTTCGTGCTCTGCTGGTTCCCCTTCTTCTTCACCTACAGCCTGGAGGCGGTGTGCGGGGAGGGCTGCCGCGTCTCCAAGCCCctcttcagcttcttcttctGGATCGGTTACTGCAACAGCAGCCTCAACCCCGTCATCTACACCGTCTTCAACAGGGATTTCCGTGCTGCTTTCCGCAGGCTCCTGGCGGCGCCCAGGCGGCACGGCTCCTAG
- the SLC34A1 gene encoding sodium-dependent phosphate transport protein 2A isoform X2 gives MASCAPAPRGGWWRAWSATSWTRCPGRGPGWAWRSCRNQVPLMFGFLYLFVCSLDVLSSAFQLAGGKVAGDIFKDNAILSNPVAGLVVGILVTVLVQSSSTSTSIIVSMVSSGLLEVCSAIPIIMGSNIGTSVTNTIVALMQAGDRSEFKRAFAGATVHDCFNWLSVLVLLPLEVVSGYLHRVTRLVVATFNIRSGKDAPDLLKIITEPFTKLIIQLDKSVITGIATGDESLRNRSLIRVWCDPAPPQTAAGGLGVPPNCTSPGHCSGSGMESIHNVTRQKCEHLFTDTPLPDLAVGLVLLAGSLVVLCTCLILLVKLLNSLLKGQVAKAIQKVINTDLPHPFSWLTGYFAMVVGAGMTFVVQSSSVFTSAITPLIGLGVISIERAYPLTLGSNIGTTTTAILAALASPGDKLASSFQIALCHFFFNISGILLWYPLPFTRLPIRMAKALGERTAKYRWFAVLYLIVCFLLLPSLIFGISMAGWRVLVGVGAPFLGLLFFVGLVNALQARSPGRLPKWLQTWDFLPAWMHSLQPLDNLITRAALCCTDRCRSPEGWDEREGAARDKARLGLDNPALSYPEEVPGAAVRVGSPRLTPHGATRL, from the exons ATGGCTTCCTGTGCCCCGGCTCCCCGGGGAGGCTGGTGGAGGGCATGGAGCGCTACGAGCTGGACGCGCTGCCCTGGCAGGGGCCCCGGCTGGGCttggaggagctgcagaaacCAG GTGCCCCTGATGTTCGGCTTCCTGTACCTCTTCGTCTGCTCGCTGGacgtgctcagctctgccttccaGCTGGCCGGAG GCAAGGTGGCCGGGGACATCTTCAAGGACAACGCCATCCTCTCCAACCCCGTGGCCGGGCTCGTGGTGGGCATCCTGGTGACCGTGCTGGTGCAGagctcctccacctccacctccatcATCGTCAGCATGGTCTCCTCGGGGC TGCTGGAAGTGTGCTCTGCCATCCCCATCATCATGGGCTCCAACATCGGCACCTCCGTCACCAACACCATCGTGGCCCTCATGCAGGCCGGTGACCGCAGCGAGTTCAAACG GGCTTTCGCCGGCGCCACGGTGCACGACTGCTTCAACTGGCTGTccgtgctggtgctgctgccgcTGGAGGTGGTGAGCGGGTACCTGCACCGCGTCACCCGCCTGGTGGTGGCCACCTTCAACATCCGCAGCGGGAAGGACGCCCCCGACCTGCTGAAGATCATCACGGAGCCCTTCACCAAGCTCATCATCCAG CTGGACAAGTCGGTGATCACGGGCATCGCCACGGGGGACGAGAGCCTGCGCAACCGCAGCCTCATCCGCGTGTGGTGTGACCCCGCGCCCCCCCAG ACAGCTGCCGGGGggcttggggtccccccaaacTGCACATCCCCCGGCCACTGCAGCGGTAGCGGCATGGAGAGCATCCACAACGTCACCAGGCAGAAGT GCGAGCACCTCTTCACGGACACGCCGCTGCCGGACCTGGCcgtggggctggtgctgctggccggGTCCCTCGTCGTGCTCTGCACCTGCCTCATCCTCCTGGTCAAACTGCTCAACTCCCTGCTCAAGGGGCAGGTGGCCAAAGCCATCCAGAAGGTCATCAACACTG ACCTCCCGCACCCGTTTAGCTGGCTCACCGGCTACTTTGCCATGGTGGTGGGCGCTGGGATGACCTTTGttgtgcagagcagctctgtcttCACCTCGGCCATCACGCCTCTCATCG GCTTGGGGGTGATCAGCATTGAGCGCGCCTACCCGCTGACCCTCGGCTCCAACATcggcaccaccaccaccgccatCCTGGCCGCCCTGGCCAGCCCGGGGGACAAACTGGCCAGCTCCTTCCAG ATCGCCCTGTGCCACTTCTTCTTTAACATCTCCGGCATCCTGCTGTGGTACCCGCTGCCCTTCACCCGCCTGCCCATCCGCATGGCCAAGGCGCTGGGCGAGCGCACGGCCAAGTACCGCTGGTTCGCCGTGCTCTACCTCATCGtctgcttcctcctgctgccctccctcaTCTTTGGCATCTCCATGGCGGGCTGGCGGGTGCTGGTGGGGGTGGGCGCCCCTTTCCTCGGCCTCCTCTTCTTCGTGGGCCTGGTGAACGCCCTGCAGGCGCGCAGCCCCGGCCGCCTGCCCAAGTGGCTGCAGACCTGGGATTTCCTCCCGGCCTGGATGCACTCGCTGCAGCCCCTCGACAACCTCATCACGCGCGCCGCGCTGTGCTGCACCGACCGCTGCCGCAGCCCCGAGGGCTGGGACGAGCGCGAGGGCGCTGCCCGCgacaaggccaggctggggttGGACAACCCCGCGCTCTCCTACCCCGAGGAGGTGCCGGGCGCCGCGGTCCGGGTGGGTTCCCCACGCCTGACCCCGCACGGTGCCACCCGGCTCTAG
- the SLC34A1 gene encoding sodium-dependent phosphate transport protein 2A isoform X1, whose amino-acid sequence MLPYRRESPAMPRCPVRGGRVVHGPQFAYCPSPPALHRLPGAHACPFAVSTVTCPDHGFLCPGSPGRLVEGMERYELDALPWQGPRLGLEELQKPELGCWARVQSICVSLLKVPLMFGFLYLFVCSLDVLSSAFQLAGGKVAGDIFKDNAILSNPVAGLVVGILVTVLVQSSSTSTSIIVSMVSSGLLEVCSAIPIIMGSNIGTSVTNTIVALMQAGDRSEFKRAFAGATVHDCFNWLSVLVLLPLEVVSGYLHRVTRLVVATFNIRSGKDAPDLLKIITEPFTKLIIQLDKSVITGIATGDESLRNRSLIRVWCDPAPPQTAAGGLGVPPNCTSPGHCSGSGMESIHNVTRQKCEHLFTDTPLPDLAVGLVLLAGSLVVLCTCLILLVKLLNSLLKGQVAKAIQKVINTDLPHPFSWLTGYFAMVVGAGMTFVVQSSSVFTSAITPLIGLGVISIERAYPLTLGSNIGTTTTAILAALASPGDKLASSFQIALCHFFFNISGILLWYPLPFTRLPIRMAKALGERTAKYRWFAVLYLIVCFLLLPSLIFGISMAGWRVLVGVGAPFLGLLFFVGLVNALQARSPGRLPKWLQTWDFLPAWMHSLQPLDNLITRAALCCTDRCRSPEGWDEREGAARDKARLGLDNPALSYPEEVPGAAVRVGSPRLTPHGATRL is encoded by the exons ATGCTGCCCTACCGGAGGGAGAGCCCGGCCATGCCCCGCTGCCCGGTGCGGGGAGGAAGGGTGGTGCACGGGCCCCAATTCGCCTACTGCCCCAGCCCCCCAG ctctgcacaggCTGCCGGGTGCCCACGCCTGTCCCTTTGCCGTGAGCACGGTGACTTGCCCTGACCATGGCTTCCTGTGCCCCGGCTCCCCGGGGAGGCTGGTGGAGGGCATGGAGCGCTACGAGCTGGACGCGCTGCCCTGGCAGGGGCCCCGGCTGGGCttggaggagctgcagaaacCAG AGCTGGGGTGCTGGGCGAGGGTCCAGTCCATCTGTGTCTCCCTTCTCAAGGTGCCCCTGATGTTCGGCTTCCTGTACCTCTTCGTCTGCTCGCTGGacgtgctcagctctgccttccaGCTGGCCGGAG GCAAGGTGGCCGGGGACATCTTCAAGGACAACGCCATCCTCTCCAACCCCGTGGCCGGGCTCGTGGTGGGCATCCTGGTGACCGTGCTGGTGCAGagctcctccacctccacctccatcATCGTCAGCATGGTCTCCTCGGGGC TGCTGGAAGTGTGCTCTGCCATCCCCATCATCATGGGCTCCAACATCGGCACCTCCGTCACCAACACCATCGTGGCCCTCATGCAGGCCGGTGACCGCAGCGAGTTCAAACG GGCTTTCGCCGGCGCCACGGTGCACGACTGCTTCAACTGGCTGTccgtgctggtgctgctgccgcTGGAGGTGGTGAGCGGGTACCTGCACCGCGTCACCCGCCTGGTGGTGGCCACCTTCAACATCCGCAGCGGGAAGGACGCCCCCGACCTGCTGAAGATCATCACGGAGCCCTTCACCAAGCTCATCATCCAG CTGGACAAGTCGGTGATCACGGGCATCGCCACGGGGGACGAGAGCCTGCGCAACCGCAGCCTCATCCGCGTGTGGTGTGACCCCGCGCCCCCCCAG ACAGCTGCCGGGGggcttggggtccccccaaacTGCACATCCCCCGGCCACTGCAGCGGTAGCGGCATGGAGAGCATCCACAACGTCACCAGGCAGAAGT GCGAGCACCTCTTCACGGACACGCCGCTGCCGGACCTGGCcgtggggctggtgctgctggccggGTCCCTCGTCGTGCTCTGCACCTGCCTCATCCTCCTGGTCAAACTGCTCAACTCCCTGCTCAAGGGGCAGGTGGCCAAAGCCATCCAGAAGGTCATCAACACTG ACCTCCCGCACCCGTTTAGCTGGCTCACCGGCTACTTTGCCATGGTGGTGGGCGCTGGGATGACCTTTGttgtgcagagcagctctgtcttCACCTCGGCCATCACGCCTCTCATCG GCTTGGGGGTGATCAGCATTGAGCGCGCCTACCCGCTGACCCTCGGCTCCAACATcggcaccaccaccaccgccatCCTGGCCGCCCTGGCCAGCCCGGGGGACAAACTGGCCAGCTCCTTCCAG ATCGCCCTGTGCCACTTCTTCTTTAACATCTCCGGCATCCTGCTGTGGTACCCGCTGCCCTTCACCCGCCTGCCCATCCGCATGGCCAAGGCGCTGGGCGAGCGCACGGCCAAGTACCGCTGGTTCGCCGTGCTCTACCTCATCGtctgcttcctcctgctgccctccctcaTCTTTGGCATCTCCATGGCGGGCTGGCGGGTGCTGGTGGGGGTGGGCGCCCCTTTCCTCGGCCTCCTCTTCTTCGTGGGCCTGGTGAACGCCCTGCAGGCGCGCAGCCCCGGCCGCCTGCCCAAGTGGCTGCAGACCTGGGATTTCCTCCCGGCCTGGATGCACTCGCTGCAGCCCCTCGACAACCTCATCACGCGCGCCGCGCTGTGCTGCACCGACCGCTGCCGCAGCCCCGAGGGCTGGGACGAGCGCGAGGGCGCTGCCCGCgacaaggccaggctggggttGGACAACCCCGCGCTCTCCTACCCCGAGGAGGTGCCGGGCGCCGCGGTCCGGGTGGGTTCCCCACGCCTGACCCCGCACGGTGCCACCCGGCTCTAG